One region of Phycicoccus sp. M110.8 genomic DNA includes:
- a CDS encoding ribose-phosphate pyrophosphokinase encodes MRDIVIFSGSAHRALAHRICGALGVDLSPVEIKRFSNDCLQAQLLANCRQRDVYIVQPLVPPTQEHLMELLLMVDAARGASAAQITAVIPHYAYARSDKKDASRISLGGRLVADMLVAAGVHRVLTMTLHAPQVHGFFSVPVDHLTAIGVLADHFRGTDLTDSVVVSPDLGNAKTATQFARLLGLPVAAGSKQRLADDRVVIDSIVGDVAGRRAIVLDDEIATGGSIVELLERLKDLGCTRADVACTHGLFAGRAVERLREHPMVGEVVTTDTVPAPSGWPELRVRTVAQLFAEAISRIHAGESVSSLFDGVDPTHAPPQATLFDRVH; translated from the coding sequence TTGCGCGACATCGTGATCTTCAGCGGAAGCGCCCACCGCGCCCTGGCCCACCGCATCTGCGGGGCGCTGGGCGTCGACCTCTCCCCGGTGGAGATCAAGCGGTTCAGCAACGACTGCCTGCAGGCCCAGCTGCTGGCCAACTGCCGCCAGCGTGACGTCTACATCGTCCAGCCGCTGGTGCCGCCCACGCAGGAGCACCTCATGGAGCTGCTGCTCATGGTCGACGCCGCACGGGGCGCCTCCGCGGCGCAGATCACCGCGGTCATCCCGCACTACGCCTACGCGCGCTCGGACAAGAAGGACGCGTCGCGCATCTCCCTCGGCGGCCGACTCGTCGCCGACATGCTCGTCGCCGCCGGCGTCCACCGGGTCCTCACCATGACCCTGCACGCACCCCAGGTCCACGGGTTCTTCTCGGTGCCGGTGGACCACCTCACGGCCATCGGGGTGCTCGCCGACCACTTCCGCGGCACCGACCTCACCGACTCCGTCGTCGTCTCGCCCGACCTCGGGAACGCCAAGACCGCCACCCAGTTCGCCCGGCTGCTCGGCCTGCCCGTCGCCGCCGGGAGCAAGCAGCGGCTGGCGGACGACCGGGTCGTCATCGACTCCATCGTCGGCGACGTGGCCGGCCGCCGGGCGATCGTCCTCGACGACGAGATCGCGACCGGCGGCTCGATCGTGGAGCTGCTCGAGCGGCTCAAGGACCTCGGGTGCACCCGGGCGGACGTCGCGTGCACCCACGGGCTCTTTGCCGGGCGCGCGGTCGAGCGGCTGCGCGAGCACCCAATGGTGGGCGAGGTCGTCACCACCGACACGGTGCCGGCGCCCAGCGGGTGGCCGGAGCTGCGGGTGCGGACCGTGGCCCAGCTCTTCGCCGAGGCCATCAGCCGCATCCACGCGGGCGAGTCGGTGAGCAGCCTGTTCGACGGCGTCGACCCCACGCACGCGCCGCCGCAGGCCACCCTCTTCGACCGGGTGCACTGA
- a CDS encoding alpha/beta hydrolase: MRHSPAAMPVRLAALTALLDHVLLPPVERLTPDEIARRRGRTYPARPPFTWVTGPVDRSVGITYGTAPARDGYDIPLRVYRPRAVRDTDTDVPVVVFLHGGGFVEGNVVSYDPLCTHLAAQVRAVVVSVDYRVAPEHRAPTAALDAYDATSWVSLRGAVLRADTSRMAVVGDSAGGALAAVTAQLMRDLGGSPLLHQALIYPSTDMTLGSPSIAEHAHAPMLTRDSILACRAHYAPREADWREPLVSPLFGRLEGLPPALVQTADLDPIRDDGVRYAAALRAAGVPVRHTNYRRVPHGFASMPGATPAGPRHRAELVAELRAHLYPATVPDRGDAG, from the coding sequence ATGCGCCACTCCCCTGCTGCGATGCCGGTGCGGCTCGCGGCGCTGACGGCCCTGCTCGACCACGTCCTGCTGCCACCGGTCGAGCGGCTCACGCCCGACGAGATCGCGCGGCGCCGCGGCCGGACCTACCCGGCGCGCCCGCCGTTCACCTGGGTGACCGGACCGGTGGACCGCTCGGTGGGGATCACCTACGGCACCGCCCCCGCGCGGGACGGCTACGACATCCCGCTGCGCGTCTACCGGCCCCGTGCCGTGCGGGACACCGACACCGACGTCCCCGTCGTCGTCTTCCTCCACGGAGGCGGGTTCGTCGAGGGGAACGTGGTCTCCTACGACCCCCTGTGCACCCACCTCGCCGCGCAGGTGCGGGCCGTCGTCGTCAGCGTCGACTACCGCGTCGCCCCGGAGCACCGGGCCCCGACCGCGGCGCTCGACGCCTACGACGCGACCTCGTGGGTCTCCCTCCGGGGCGCGGTCCTGCGGGCCGACACCTCGCGGATGGCGGTCGTCGGCGACAGTGCCGGCGGGGCGCTGGCGGCCGTGACCGCCCAGCTGATGCGCGACCTGGGCGGTTCCCCGCTGCTCCACCAGGCCCTCATCTATCCCTCGACCGACATGACCCTGGGCTCACCGTCCATCGCCGAGCACGCCCACGCCCCGATGCTCACCCGCGACAGCATCCTGGCCTGTCGCGCCCACTACGCGCCCCGGGAGGCGGACTGGCGTGAACCGCTGGTGTCGCCGCTGTTCGGCCGGCTCGAGGGCCTGCCGCCGGCCCTGGTGCAGACCGCCGACCTCGACCCGATCCGGGACGACGGCGTGAGGTATGCCGCGGCGCTGCGGGCAGCGGGGGTGCCCGTGCGGCACACCAACTACCGGCGGGTGCCGCACGGCTTCGCGTCGATGCCGGGTGCGACCCCTGCCGGGCCCCGCCACCGGGCCGAGCTCGTCGCGGAGCTGCGCGCCCACCTGTACCCGGCGACGGTCCCGGATCGCGGCGACGCGGGCTAG
- a CDS encoding DUF3054 domain-containing protein: MVDAAFVLLFATVGRASHREGLTVTGVLEVAWPFLVALAVGWVAAVRLRGWPVGVPGAEVVWLVTVVLGLGLRVLSGGGFAWSFGLVTLLVLGLFLVGWRCAVAVLRFGGEGLARWSARAANRR; the protein is encoded by the coding sequence GTGGTCGACGCCGCCTTCGTGCTGCTGTTCGCCACCGTCGGCCGGGCCAGCCACCGCGAGGGCCTCACCGTCACGGGGGTTCTCGAGGTCGCGTGGCCCTTCCTCGTCGCCCTCGCCGTGGGCTGGGTGGCGGCGGTGCGGCTGCGCGGCTGGCCGGTCGGCGTGCCCGGTGCCGAGGTGGTGTGGCTGGTCACCGTCGTGCTCGGGCTGGGGCTGCGGGTCCTGTCCGGGGGCGGCTTCGCCTGGTCCTTCGGCCTGGTGACCCTGCTGGTGCTCGGCCTCTTCCTCGTGGGCTGGCGCTGCGCGGTCGCGGTCCTGCGCTTCGGGGGCGAGGGCCTCGCCCGGTGGTCGGCCCGGGCGGCGAACCGCCGCTGA
- a CDS encoding non-ribosomal peptide synthetase: MSSFPTPSHETTRPRPASRFAAALAEHGDRCAVWTPEGPLTYADLTARVQDAGSALGTGRRLVLLAAENSLDFLVTYLGALASGHVPLVVPGDRPQHHASLVERYSPDVVASRDGAGWQVTHRSAEPAHELHPDLALLLPTSGSTGSPKLVRLSHENLDSNALAIAEALRTRPGDRAATTLPLHYCYGLSVAHSHLAVGASLVLTDLSVVDPCFWRLVDDAGVTTLAGVPHTFELLDRSGFAERHHPSLRVVTQAGGRLAPDAVRRYATLGRSRGWDLFVMYGQTEATARMAVLPPELLDSHAETVGLPVPGGRFRLDPLSELECGLGELVYSGPNVMLGYAEHPGDLARGRDVTELRTGDLGHLRADGTVEVVGRRSRFAKVVGLRIDLDRAERDLAEAGVRAHCVDLGDAVGVVAAEPGSGDAVTDTLTRRHGIPASGVVVLDGADVLVLPTGKPDYPGMAALVEAHRARARAARAEHAGAGAPAALTPQAVAALYRDLLDAPGADERTSFVDLGGDSLSYVEVSLRLERLLGALPAGWHLLSPAELVAAARPSHPGRDLAVDGGRPTPRWRRGWHAVETSVVVRAVAVLLILANHTHLSFVPGGAHTLLALAGFNLARFQLTARPRAERARGIVRSALRIWAPSALWIAVVAVTLGTYDWRNVLLLNQVLGDWARWSPHWHYWFVEALVALLAGAALLLSVPAVDRWERRFPFAFPMALVGVGLLTRYDVVVPDAGPYRGANAYVLIWLFATGWAAARARTVPQRLLVSAVPLLTLPGFWPSMPMRGPTVMLGVLALVWLPAVRLPGCLARAASAVAAASLFVYLTHFVVYPHLMAYSSVLAMAASIAVGIAYHRGWTWLEARGRGTASRVRTHVARARSVRTRAGVGG, from the coding sequence GTGAGCTCGTTCCCCACCCCCTCGCACGAGACGACGCGGCCCCGGCCCGCGAGCCGGTTCGCCGCCGCCCTCGCCGAGCACGGCGACCGCTGCGCCGTGTGGACGCCCGAGGGCCCGCTCACGTATGCCGACCTAACCGCTCGCGTCCAGGACGCCGGCTCCGCGCTCGGGACCGGACGGCGCCTCGTGCTGCTCGCGGCGGAGAACTCGCTCGACTTCCTTGTCACCTACCTCGGCGCCCTGGCCTCCGGGCACGTCCCGCTGGTGGTCCCGGGCGACCGCCCCCAGCACCACGCGTCCCTCGTGGAGCGGTACTCCCCCGACGTCGTGGCCTCCCGCGACGGCGCCGGCTGGCAGGTCACCCACCGGAGCGCCGAACCGGCCCATGAGCTGCACCCCGACCTCGCGCTGCTCCTGCCGACCTCCGGCTCCACCGGCTCCCCCAAGCTCGTCCGGCTGTCGCACGAGAACCTCGACAGCAACGCCCTGGCCATCGCCGAGGCGCTGCGCACCCGACCCGGCGACCGGGCGGCCACCACGCTCCCGCTGCACTACTGCTACGGCCTCTCCGTCGCGCACAGCCACCTCGCGGTCGGCGCCTCGCTCGTCCTCACCGACCTGTCCGTGGTCGACCCGTGCTTCTGGCGGCTCGTCGACGACGCCGGTGTCACGACCCTCGCCGGGGTCCCGCACACGTTCGAGCTGCTCGACCGCAGCGGCTTCGCCGAGCGCCACCACCCCAGCCTGCGCGTGGTGACCCAGGCCGGCGGCCGGCTCGCCCCCGACGCGGTGCGACGGTATGCCACGCTGGGGCGCTCGCGCGGCTGGGACCTCTTCGTCATGTACGGCCAGACCGAGGCGACCGCGCGCATGGCGGTCCTGCCGCCGGAGCTGCTCGACTCCCACGCCGAGACCGTCGGGCTCCCCGTCCCAGGCGGACGGTTCCGGCTCGACCCGCTGTCCGAGCTCGAGTGCGGCCTCGGAGAGCTCGTCTACTCCGGCCCCAACGTCATGCTGGGGTACGCCGAGCACCCCGGTGACCTGGCGCGCGGGCGCGACGTCACCGAGCTGCGCACCGGCGACCTCGGGCACCTGCGCGCCGACGGGACGGTCGAGGTCGTCGGGCGGCGCAGCCGCTTCGCCAAGGTCGTCGGCCTGCGGATCGACCTCGACCGGGCCGAGCGCGACCTGGCCGAGGCCGGCGTCCGGGCCCACTGCGTCGACCTCGGCGACGCCGTGGGCGTCGTGGCCGCCGAGCCCGGCTCCGGGGACGCGGTGACGGACACGCTCACCCGCCGGCACGGCATACCCGCCAGCGGGGTCGTCGTGCTCGACGGCGCCGACGTGCTGGTCCTGCCCACGGGCAAGCCCGACTACCCGGGCATGGCAGCGCTCGTCGAGGCCCACCGGGCCCGCGCCCGCGCAGCACGGGCGGAGCACGCAGGCGCCGGCGCCCCGGCCGCCCTCACTCCCCAGGCCGTGGCGGCCCTCTACCGCGACCTGCTCGACGCCCCGGGGGCCGACGAGCGCACGAGCTTCGTCGACCTCGGCGGCGACTCGCTCTCCTACGTCGAGGTGTCGCTGCGCCTCGAGCGGCTCCTCGGCGCGCTCCCGGCCGGGTGGCACCTGCTCTCCCCCGCCGAGCTCGTCGCGGCAGCCCGGCCCTCGCACCCGGGCCGGGACCTGGCGGTGGACGGTGGCCGCCCGACCCCACGCTGGCGACGCGGCTGGCACGCCGTGGAGACGAGCGTCGTGGTGCGGGCGGTCGCGGTCCTGCTCATCCTCGCCAACCACACGCACCTGTCCTTCGTGCCCGGTGGCGCGCACACCCTGCTGGCCCTCGCGGGGTTCAACCTGGCCCGCTTCCAGCTCACCGCCCGACCGCGCGCCGAGCGCGCCAGGGGCATCGTCCGGAGTGCCCTGCGGATCTGGGCACCCAGCGCCCTGTGGATCGCCGTCGTCGCGGTGACCCTCGGCACCTACGACTGGCGCAACGTCCTGCTGCTCAACCAGGTCCTCGGGGACTGGGCCCGCTGGTCGCCGCACTGGCACTACTGGTTCGTCGAGGCCCTGGTCGCCCTGCTGGCGGGCGCGGCGCTCCTGCTGTCGGTGCCGGCCGTCGACCGGTGGGAGCGGCGGTTCCCCTTCGCCTTCCCCATGGCGCTGGTGGGCGTCGGCCTGCTCACGCGGTACGACGTGGTGGTGCCGGACGCCGGGCCATACCGCGGCGCCAACGCCTACGTGCTGATCTGGCTGTTCGCGACGGGCTGGGCGGCCGCGCGCGCCCGCACGGTGCCGCAGCGGCTGCTCGTCTCGGCGGTGCCGCTGCTCACGCTGCCGGGATTCTGGCCGAGCATGCCGATGCGCGGCCCGACCGTCATGCTCGGGGTGCTCGCCCTGGTCTGGCTGCCTGCCGTGCGGCTGCCGGGCTGCCTCGCGCGGGCGGCCTCGGCGGTCGCGGCAGCCTCGCTGTTCGTCTACCTGACGCACTTCGTCGTCTACCCGCACCTCATGGCGTACAGCTCGGTGCTCGCCATGGCGGCCTCGATCGCCGTGGGCATCGCCTACCACCGGGGCTGGACCTGGCTGGAGGCCCGCGGCCGCGGCACCGCATCCCGGGTGCGGACACACGTCGCCCGGGCCCGCAGCGTGCGGACCCGGGCGGGCGTCGGCGGCTAG
- the arc gene encoding proteasome ATPase, translating into MTDQHRHDPSDERRQAELLAEEVAALRQRLADAPARSRELETKVLQLQSNLATISSQNERLVRTLKEAREQIVTLKSEVDRLAQPPAAYGVVLESYDDATVDILTGGRKMHVAVSPAVDPAELSAGREVRLNEAMNVVATCGYERTGEVVMIKEMLGDGRVLVVAHADEERVCRIADSLEGEPIRVGDALMLEPRSGFVYERIPKAEVAELVLEEVPDIDYEDIGGLAGQIEAIRDAVELPYLHPDLFTEHQLKPPKGVLLYGPPGCGKTLIAKAVASSLAKKVAEREGKPVGKSFFLNIKGPELLNKYVGETERHIRLIFQRAREKASGGTPVVVFFDEMDSLFRTRGSGVSSDVETTIVPQLLSEIDGVERLENVIVIGASNREDMIDPAILRPGRLDVKIKIERPDAESARDIFTKYLTADLPLHEHDLSEHGGSPQATVDAMITATVERMYSEIEENRFLEVTYANGDKEVLYFKDFNSGAMIQNIVDRAKKMAIKDFLTVGAKGIRVDHLLASCVDEFKENEDLPNTTNPDDWARISGKKGERIVYIRTLVTGKSGTEPGRSIDNVANTGQYL; encoded by the coding sequence ATGACCGACCAGCACCGCCACGACCCGTCCGACGAGCGCCGCCAGGCCGAGCTCCTCGCCGAGGAGGTCGCTGCCCTGCGCCAGCGGCTCGCCGACGCGCCGGCACGATCCCGCGAGCTCGAGACCAAGGTCCTGCAGCTGCAGTCGAACCTCGCCACCATCTCCTCCCAGAACGAGCGGCTCGTCCGCACGCTCAAGGAGGCGCGCGAGCAGATCGTGACCCTGAAGTCCGAGGTGGACCGGCTCGCGCAGCCGCCCGCGGCATACGGCGTCGTCCTGGAGTCCTACGACGACGCCACGGTGGACATCCTCACCGGGGGCCGCAAGATGCACGTGGCCGTGAGCCCGGCCGTCGACCCCGCGGAGCTGTCCGCCGGGCGCGAGGTGCGCCTCAACGAGGCCATGAACGTCGTCGCCACGTGCGGGTACGAGCGCACCGGCGAGGTCGTGATGATCAAGGAGATGCTCGGCGACGGCCGGGTCCTGGTCGTCGCGCACGCCGACGAGGAGCGCGTCTGCCGGATCGCCGACTCCCTCGAGGGCGAGCCGATCCGCGTCGGCGACGCCCTCATGCTCGAGCCGCGGTCCGGGTTCGTCTACGAGCGCATCCCCAAGGCCGAGGTGGCCGAGCTGGTGCTCGAGGAGGTGCCCGACATCGACTACGAGGACATCGGGGGCCTGGCCGGCCAGATCGAGGCCATCCGCGACGCCGTCGAGCTGCCCTACCTGCACCCCGACCTGTTCACCGAGCACCAGCTCAAGCCGCCGAAGGGCGTGCTGCTCTACGGCCCGCCCGGATGTGGCAAGACGCTCATCGCCAAGGCGGTCGCGTCGAGCCTGGCCAAGAAGGTCGCCGAGCGCGAGGGCAAGCCGGTCGGCAAGTCCTTCTTCCTCAACATCAAGGGCCCCGAGCTGCTCAACAAGTACGTCGGCGAGACCGAGCGGCACATCCGGCTCATCTTCCAGCGGGCCCGGGAGAAGGCCTCCGGTGGCACGCCGGTCGTGGTGTTCTTCGACGAGATGGACAGCCTGTTCCGCACCCGCGGCTCGGGTGTCTCCTCCGACGTCGAGACGACGATCGTCCCGCAGCTGCTGTCGGAGATCGACGGAGTGGAGCGGCTCGAGAACGTCATCGTCATCGGTGCCTCGAACCGCGAGGACATGATCGACCCGGCGATCCTGCGTCCCGGCCGGCTCGACGTGAAGATCAAGATCGAGCGCCCCGACGCCGAGAGCGCCCGCGACATCTTCACGAAGTACCTGACCGCGGACCTGCCGCTGCACGAGCACGACCTGTCCGAGCACGGCGGGTCACCGCAGGCGACCGTCGACGCCATGATCACCGCCACCGTCGAGCGGATGTACTCCGAGATCGAGGAGAACCGGTTCCTCGAGGTGACCTACGCCAACGGTGACAAGGAGGTCCTGTACTTCAAGGACTTCAACAGCGGCGCGATGATCCAGAACATCGTCGACCGGGCGAAGAAGATGGCCATCAAGGACTTCCTCACCGTCGGCGCCAAGGGCATCCGGGTCGACCACCTGCTCGCCAGCTGCGTCGACGAGTTCAAGGAGAACGAGGACCTGCCCAACACGACCAACCCCGACGACTGGGCCCGCATCTCCGGCAAGAAGGGCGAGCGGATCGTCTACATCCGCACGCTCGTCACCGGCAAGAGCGGCACCGAGCCGGGTCGGTCGATCGACAACGTCGCCAACACCGGCCAGTACCTCTAG
- the dop gene encoding depupylase/deamidase Dop: MRRVMGIETEYGISVPGDPAANPMILSGQVVNAYASMQGIRAAHASWDYADEAPLRDARGFDMARALADASQLTDEEDPTLANVVLTNGARLYVDHAHPEYSSPEVTSPRAAVAFDRAGELIMAEAVRRLSAVPPGVNLYKNNTDGKGQSYGTHENYLMRRETPFTDIVRHLVPFFVARQVFTGSGRVGIGVDSRNPGFQLSQRSDFFEVEVGLETTLKRPIINTRDEPHAVADLYRRLHVIIGDANHCDVANLLKLGTTSLVLAMIEDRAIDVDLTVARPVSTLQRVSHDPTCRELIELRDGTKLTAVQLLWRYHELAERYLERRYAGELDEDTAEVMRWWALVLDRLERDPREAAREVDWVGKLQVLQGYIDRDGLEWSDPRLRAVDIQWSDVRPDKGIFHKLRAAGRFEELVKDDEVLHAVHEPPTDTRAYFRGKCLEKYSDQIAAASWDSVIFDIPGQSSLQRVPMLEPLRGTKAGVGALLDRSPDAATLLRELASASG; this comes from the coding sequence GTGCGCCGCGTGATGGGGATCGAGACCGAGTACGGCATCTCCGTGCCGGGCGACCCGGCAGCCAACCCGATGATCCTGTCCGGCCAGGTGGTCAACGCGTACGCGTCGATGCAGGGCATCCGGGCCGCCCACGCCTCCTGGGACTACGCCGACGAGGCGCCCCTGCGCGACGCGCGCGGCTTCGACATGGCGCGGGCGCTGGCCGACGCGAGCCAGCTCACCGACGAGGAGGACCCGACGCTGGCGAACGTCGTCCTCACCAACGGCGCCCGCCTCTACGTCGACCACGCCCACCCCGAGTACTCCTCGCCCGAGGTCACCTCGCCCCGGGCCGCGGTGGCCTTCGACCGGGCCGGCGAGCTCATCATGGCCGAGGCCGTCCGCCGGCTGTCGGCCGTCCCACCCGGGGTGAACCTCTACAAGAACAACACCGACGGCAAGGGCCAGTCCTACGGCACGCACGAGAACTACCTCATGCGGCGCGAGACGCCCTTCACCGACATCGTCCGCCACCTCGTGCCGTTCTTCGTCGCGCGGCAGGTGTTCACCGGCTCCGGCCGGGTGGGGATCGGCGTCGACTCCCGCAACCCCGGGTTCCAGCTCAGCCAGCGCAGCGACTTCTTCGAGGTCGAGGTCGGGCTCGAGACGACCCTCAAGCGGCCGATCATCAACACCCGCGACGAGCCGCACGCCGTGGCCGACCTCTACCGGCGGCTGCACGTCATCATCGGCGACGCCAACCACTGCGACGTGGCCAACCTGCTCAAGCTCGGCACCACCTCGCTGGTGCTGGCGATGATCGAGGACCGCGCGATCGACGTCGACCTCACCGTCGCGCGGCCCGTCTCGACCCTGCAGCGGGTCAGCCACGACCCCACGTGCCGCGAGCTCATCGAGCTGCGCGACGGCACGAAGCTCACGGCGGTGCAGCTGCTCTGGCGCTACCACGAGCTCGCCGAGCGCTACCTCGAGCGCCGGTATGCCGGGGAGCTGGACGAGGACACCGCGGAGGTCATGCGCTGGTGGGCGCTCGTGCTGGACCGGCTCGAGCGCGACCCGCGTGAGGCCGCGCGCGAGGTCGACTGGGTCGGCAAGCTGCAGGTGCTCCAGGGGTACATCGACCGCGACGGCCTGGAGTGGTCCGACCCCCGGCTGCGCGCCGTCGACATCCAGTGGTCCGACGTGCGCCCGGACAAGGGCATCTTCCACAAGCTGCGGGCTGCCGGCCGGTTCGAGGAGCTGGTGAAGGACGACGAGGTCCTGCACGCGGTGCACGAGCCGCCGACCGACACCCGCGCCTACTTCCGCGGCAAGTGCCTGGAGAAGTACTCCGACCAGATCGCGGCGGCATCGTGGGACTCGGTCATCTTCGACATCCCCGGCCAGAGCTCGCTGCAGCGGGTGCCGATGCTCGAGCCGCTGCGCGGCACCAAGGCCGGTGTCGGGGCGCTGCTCGACCGCAGTCCGGACGCCGCCACCCTCCTGCGCGAGTTGGCCTCGGCATCGGGTTAG
- the prcB gene encoding proteasome subunit beta: MTTDTGAGRLPAAYLSTGSSSFTEFVGVHAPHLLPSGRALPPGSSLEAPHGTTIVTATFDGGVVMAGDRRATMGNLIANRDMEKVFAADEYSAVGIAGTAGLAIELVKLFQVELEHYEKIEGTLLSLEGKANRLASMIRANLGMAMQGLAVVPMFAGYDLDRNLGRIFSYDVTGGCYEEHDHHSVGSGSLFARGSLKKLWRPGLSADDAVRVVVEALYDAADDDSATGGPDVGRRIWPTVAVVDLQGVRFAAEEALREVVESVIAGRQGNPGGAR; this comes from the coding sequence GTGACCACGGACACCGGCGCGGGGCGCCTGCCCGCGGCATACCTGTCCACGGGCTCGTCCTCCTTCACCGAGTTCGTCGGGGTGCACGCACCCCACCTGCTCCCGTCGGGCCGGGCACTGCCCCCGGGCAGCTCGCTCGAGGCGCCGCACGGCACGACGATCGTCACCGCGACCTTCGACGGCGGCGTCGTCATGGCGGGCGACCGCCGCGCCACCATGGGCAACCTCATCGCCAACCGCGACATGGAAAAGGTCTTCGCCGCCGACGAGTACTCCGCAGTCGGCATCGCCGGCACCGCGGGCCTCGCCATCGAGCTGGTCAAGCTCTTCCAGGTCGAGCTGGAGCACTACGAGAAGATCGAGGGCACGCTGCTCTCGCTCGAGGGCAAGGCCAACCGGCTCGCCTCGATGATCCGCGCCAACCTCGGCATGGCCATGCAGGGCCTGGCGGTCGTCCCGATGTTCGCCGGGTACGACCTCGACCGGAACCTGGGCCGGATCTTCTCCTACGACGTGACCGGCGGCTGCTACGAGGAGCACGACCACCACAGCGTCGGGTCGGGCTCGCTGTTCGCCCGCGGGTCACTGAAGAAGCTGTGGCGCCCCGGCCTGTCCGCCGACGACGCCGTGCGCGTGGTGGTCGAGGCGCTCTACGACGCGGCCGACGACGACTCCGCCACCGGCGGCCCGGACGTGGGCCGGCGGATCTGGCCGACCGTGGCCGTCGTCGACCTCCAGGGCGTGCGGTTCGCCGCCGAGGAGGCGCTGCGCGAGGTGGTCGAGTCCGTGATCGCCGGACGCCAGGGCAACCCGGGAGGTGCGCGATGA
- a CDS encoding ubiquitin-like protein Pup codes for MPSQEQSRPQRRDDAPDEAPEPTPASPEASARKENLDSDIDSVLDEIDGVLESNAEEFVRGFVQKGGQ; via the coding sequence ATGCCGAGCCAGGAGCAGAGCCGACCACAGCGCCGGGACGACGCGCCGGACGAGGCGCCGGAGCCCACCCCGGCGTCACCCGAGGCGAGCGCCCGCAAGGAGAACCTCGACTCCGACATCGACAGCGTCCTCGACGAGATCGACGGCGTGCTCGAGTCCAACGCCGAGGAGTTCGTCCGCGGGTTCGTCCAGAAGGGCGGCCAGTGA
- a CDS encoding tRNA (adenine-N1)-methyltransferase, whose product MTTGPQDTTTSTSTAVGADLRRGPFGVGERVQLTDPKGRLHTITLEPGREFHTHRGRLAHDDLIGAPDGSVVRNTAGVEYLALRPLLSDYVMSMPRGAAVVYPKDAGQIVTMADVFPGAHVVEAGVGSGALSMSLLRAVGEHGTLHSFERREDFADIARGNARAFFGVDHPAWTVTVGDLVEELPRTVEPGTVDRVVLDMLAPWECLDVVSQALLPGGVLICYVATATQLSRVAEAIRDHGGYTEPEAWESLVRGWHLEGLAVRPQHRMHGHTGFLITTRRLAPGVTPPLRKRRPAKGAYGEDGDAGATPGDTTAFGQEAEFSAEQLGERVPSDKKIRRLRRSVTQTSTTTEQ is encoded by the coding sequence ATGACCACCGGGCCGCAGGACACCACCACCTCCACCTCGACGGCCGTCGGTGCCGACCTGCGCCGCGGGCCGTTCGGCGTGGGGGAGCGGGTCCAGCTGACCGACCCGAAGGGGCGGCTGCACACGATCACCCTGGAGCCCGGACGCGAGTTCCACACCCACCGCGGCCGGCTCGCCCACGACGACCTCATCGGCGCCCCCGACGGGTCGGTGGTCCGCAACACCGCGGGTGTCGAGTATCTCGCGCTGCGCCCGCTGCTGTCCGACTACGTCATGTCGATGCCGCGCGGCGCCGCGGTCGTCTACCCCAAGGACGCGGGCCAGATCGTGACGATGGCCGACGTGTTCCCCGGGGCCCACGTCGTCGAGGCGGGCGTCGGGTCCGGCGCCCTGTCGATGTCGCTGCTGCGGGCTGTCGGCGAGCACGGCACCCTGCACTCCTTCGAGCGGCGCGAGGACTTCGCCGACATCGCCAGGGGCAACGCGCGGGCGTTCTTCGGCGTGGACCACCCCGCGTGGACGGTCACCGTCGGCGACCTCGTCGAGGAGCTGCCCCGGACCGTCGAGCCGGGGACCGTGGACCGCGTCGTCCTGGACATGCTCGCGCCGTGGGAGTGCCTCGACGTCGTCTCCCAGGCGCTGCTGCCGGGCGGGGTGCTCATCTGCTACGTCGCCACCGCCACCCAGCTCTCGCGCGTCGCCGAGGCGATCCGTGACCACGGCGGCTACACCGAGCCCGAGGCCTGGGAGTCCCTGGTTCGGGGCTGGCATCTCGAGGGCCTCGCCGTCCGCCCGCAGCACCGCATGCACGGACACACCGGCTTCCTCATCACCACGCGCCGGCTCGCCCCGGGCGTCACCCCGCCGCTGCGCAAGAGGCGGCCGGCCAAGGGCGCCTACGGCGAGGACGGCGACGCCGGCGCCACGCCCGGTGACACCACGGCATTCGGCCAGGAGGCGGAGTTCTCGGCCGAACAGCTGGGGGAGCGCGTCCCATCAGACAAGAAGATCCGGCGCCTTCGCCGTTCTGTGACGCAAACCTCCACGACGACCGAGCAGTAG